Genomic DNA from Desulfonema ishimotonii:
GTCCCCCAGGAGTTTTCTGAACAGGGGCAGGTCGTGGGGGGTGGAGATGATGAGGATCTCCCGGATACCGGCCAGCATCAGCACGGAAAGGGGGTAGTAGATCATGGGTTTGTCGTAGACCGGGAGGAGCTGTTTGCTGACGGCAATGGTAATGGGGTAAAGCCGCGTTCCCGAACCGCCTGCCAGAATAATGCCTTTCATCTCTCTTTCCCCTCTTCCCGAAAACCTGAAATGATCCACACCGGGTTCTGGGCGGCGAGCCGCTCCCCCCAGGGCATAGGGTTTCCGGTGCTGACCTGGATCTGGGTGATCTCTGTGTCAAAGCCCAGTTCTTTCAATGTGTTCATGGCAACGCCGATATTTTGGAGCAGCACCGTGTTGGCGACAATCACGCCGTTTTCCGAAAGGCGGGATGCGGCCGCACGGATGATGGTGCCGAGATTTTTCCCCCCTCCCCCGATAAAGACGCGGTCGGGCCGGGGCAGGCTGCCGAGTCCGTCCGGAAGCACGGCTTCCACAACGCTCAGGTTGACGGCCCCGAATTTCTCGCGGTTGGTGCGGATCTGGGCCACGCGGTCCGGGTGCTGTTCAACGGCCACAACCTCCCCGTTCTGCATCATCAGGGCCGCCTCGACAGAGACGGAACCGCTCCCCGCGCCCAGATCCCACATCACATGGGGGGCGGCGCAGAGCCGGAGTTTGGAGAGGGTGACGGCCCGGACTTCGGACTTGGTGATCAGCCCCCGCTGATGTTCAAAGTGATGGTCGGGCATCCCCGGATAAAAGGGAACCGGCTTTCGGGCATCTGGCCGGCGTTTCAGGATGACCACATTGGGATCGGCAAACGGATGACCTGCGGCGAGGGGCAGGTCGTACCAGGCGACCTGTTCGGTCTCTGTGCCCATCTGCTCCAGCACGCACATTTCAAAATCCGTAATCTCCCGCTCCAGCAGGAAGGCGGCCAGCCATGCCGGGCTTCGGTCCGGGCCGGTCAGCAGGGCAATCTTATCCGACCGGGCCAGCGCCTTCAGAAGGACGGGACGGTCAAAGCTGCCGTGCAGGCTGAGAACGCAGGCGTCCTGCCACGGTTCCCGGATACGGGCAAAGGCCGCGCTGACGGAGGATATGTTGGGGCAGATGCGGACGTTTTCCGGACCGAGTGAGCGGATCAGCAGCGCCCCGATGCCGTAAAACAGGGGGTCTCCCGATGCCAGCACCACGACGGACCGCTCGGCCATATGGTTTCGGATGAAGGCCACGGCCCCTTTGAGATCTCTGGTGATGTCCCGCTTCAGGGCGGAAACGTCGTGAAAAAAGGCCAGGTGGCGCTTGCCCCCCACGAGAACATCCGCCTGGCGGATCAGCGCCAGGTGGGCGTCGGTGAGGTCTTTCGGCGAAAGCCCCAGCCCGATGACAGATACCGGTTTCATGGTGATGCTCCTCAGAATCAGGACGGGTGTGAATCGAAGATGAGATGGCCACCGAAGTCGTAGATCACGCCCCGGATGCCCATATCCGGCCCGGCGAATTTCCGGGCGGATCGGACCATTCGGTGTCCCACCTCATCAATGAGGCCGGGATGCGCTTCGGTAATGAAGTCAAAGGCATGGCGTGCCGTATTGGCGTTCAGAATCCGGTCGGCAAATTCCCGGTCGCCGGTGAGGTCAAAGGCCCAGCCCGACAGCCGGCTGAGGGTCAGGCTCGATTTGGCGGCATGGGTGTGGGGGACGCCCTGGGCCATCTTGACGGCCTTGCCGAAGAAGACCGCCAGCGTCACCGTCCTGAACTGCCGGGTCACCGCGCTCTCCAGGGAGACCCTGAAGAAGTCCCCGATCTGGATGAACCCCTCTTCGGGGATATGGGGCCAGAGGGCCTGGCTGTGTTTTTCGCTCCGGCGACCGGTGGTCAGCACGGCCTGATCCAATCCGACCGCACGGGCCACGGACATGGCGGATCTGATGGTGGCAATGTAGGCGTCATGGGACATGGGCCGCACCACGCCGGTGGTTCCCAGGATGGAGATGCCGCCGATGATGCCAAGACGTCCGTTCAGGGTGTGCCGGGCCATCTCCGCCCCGTCCGGTACGAAGATCTCCGTACAGACCGGCAGGGAGCGGCGATGGGCGTCCAGCGCCTCCCGGACCGCCTGTCGGATCATTTTGCGGGGACCGGTGTTGATGGCCGGTTCCCCCGGCGGGATTTCAAGGCCCGGCTTGGTCACTCTGCCGACCCCCTCGCCTCCGGTGATCCGAATATCCCCCGGTACTCCCGCATCCGGCAAGGTGACCCGCGCCCCGATTTCCGCCCGGTGCGTCACATCGGGATCATCCCCCGCATCCTTGATAACAGTGCAGATCGCCTCTGTGTTACTCTCAGCCGTGCAGCGGCAGACGGGGATTTGCAGATGATCGCCGGTCAGCAGGCATATCCGAACGGATACAGGCGCACTGCCCGTGAGCAGATGCAACAGCGCCCCTTTGGTGGCGGCCGCCGCCGCAGTGCCTGTGGTAAACCCGGCCCGGAGTCGTTTCTTTTTGTTTTGTGTCATGGGTGCGCCAGGGGCCGGATCAGTCGTTTTTCTGTTTGGCCATGATGATGGTCCAGTAGCCGGGCTTTCTCTTTTTGAAGGCCCGGACATCCTCAATCACCTCTTCCTCCGGCAACCCGCAGCGGCTGATGCCCACGCTGTTTTCGATGTAGCCGGTTTCCTCCAGGGCAGTGGCAATATCGCCTGCATTCCGGTACGCCTTGAGAAAGACCACATTCTCCGGCCTGGGCGAGAGGTCACGCAGCAGGTTCCCGCCCTGAACCCCGGAGGTGATCAGCAGGGATTCCTCGCCCTCCACCAGCGGTTTGTTCAGCCGGGCGGCAGTGGCCTGATAGGAGGTGATACCCGGAATGGTGGTAACGGGCACATGGGGTGCCAGTGCCCGGACGTTCTGGAGGATATAGCCGTAGGTCGAATAGGTGGTCGGGTCGCCCAGGGTCAGAAAGGCCACGTTCCGGCCCTCCTCAATCTGTTCGATAATGGTGCGGGCGTGGTTTGTCCAGGCCGTTTCCGTTTCCGATTTATCCCGCGTCATGGGGAAGGGGAGCGTGATGACCGGCGTCAATTCCGGAATGTAGCTCTTAACCGTATTGACCGCCATGCTGTAGTCGTTTTTGGTGGACGAGGCGGTGTAGATAATATCGACTTCCTTTATAATACGCACTGATTTGACCGGGACCAGCTCGGGGTCCCCCGGTCCGACACCGATGCCGTACAGTGTGCCGAGTGTGTTGCTCATTTGGGATATACCTGTCTGATTTGGGGGTTGAATAGTGTTGTTTTTGCCAAAATTCGGAACCGGTCATGGCCGATTCCGAATTTCTGCGGATTCATCCATTCTGTATCGCCTGCATCTTTCAGCGGGGGCCGTTGCTTCATTTCAGAGATTCCGATGCGCAGGCGGATGTACTACGGGTCAGGACCGGGCGGTTGCCATAATTGAGAGGGCGTTGACCACGCTGGCCGCCAGGTTTGAACCGCCTTTTCTGCCGATATTGGAGATATGCGGATAGCCGGTTTCAATGAGCGCGGCCTTGGATTCCGCAGCATTGACAAAGCCGACCGGCAGGCCGATGATCAGCGCGGGACGGGCCCTGCCTTCGCGAACCAGTTCAAGGAGGCGCAACAGGGCTGTGGGGGCGTTGCCGACCACGTAGATCCCTCCGGTCATCAGGGGGGCCGCAGTATCCACCGCAACGTGGGCACGGGTCTTCCCGGATTCGGATGCGGTCCTGCTGACGTCCGCATTGCTGATGAGGCAGGTGGTGGTGACACCGAAATTGCCGAGTTCTTTTTTGCGGAGACCGGAGCGGGCCATCTCCGTGTCTGTGAAAATCGGTTTCCCCGACCGGATGGCCTCAATTCCCCGGTCAATGGCTTCGGGGTGGAACCGGACGCTCTCCATATATTCAAAGTCTGCGGAGGTGTGGATCATGCGCCGCACAATCTGCCACTCTTCCCCGGAAAAATCGTGAGGTCCGGCCTCCTCATCTATGATTGTGAAACTGAGCGTTTCGATTTCATGGGGTTTCATGATACGGATTTCCTTTCCTGCTGAAAGGCCTGACAGGCCTTTATGAAATGTCCGGCGACCTCCGGCCTGCTTCCGAAATGGAGGTGAACATAGCTGCCCAGGGTCCGGGCTGTGCTGAAGCCTTCGGCGGTCCGGTGATTTCCGATCCGCTTTTCAACCGAATAGACGGTGGCCGGTCCGTCCGAATCGGATATGATTTCCGAGTAATGAAATTCATGGCCGCGCATCTGCTGACCTGCCGGGCCGAGAACCGAATCCCGTGTCTGGGTGACCTGACGGTAGCCCAGGGATTTCAGGCGGGGGTACATGGCTGTGACCATTGGGAAACAGCCCGTCATGGGATGTGGGGTGCCCTCCACGTCCCGGAGTTCCCGGCAGAGGTACATGAAGCCGCCGCATTCACCGTAAATGGGCATTCCGGCTCTGCTCAGCTCTTTAATCCGGCTGCGCAAAGCGGTATTGCCTGCCAGCTGTCTGGCAAAGAGTTCGGGATAGCCGCCGCCGAAATAGAGGCCGTCAAGGCGTTCCGGCAGCGCAGGGGCATCAAGGGGGGAGAACCGGACAATTTCGGCCCCGTTTTTCTCAAGGATATCCAGATTGTCCTGATAGTAAAAGCAGAAGGCCCTGTCTGAGGCCACACCGATTCTGACCGATGGTGTACGGATGCCGGGGGCTGGCGGACCAGTTTCCGGGGGGCGTTCCGGCAGGCCATCGAGCAGGGCGTCCAGGTTCATCCGGTTTTCGATCATCGCGACCAGCCGGTCAGTATGCTGACCGGAGAGGGGGTGTTCGTCCTGCGTCACCAGGCCCAGATGACGTTCGGGGATGGCAATCCGGTCATCCCGGAGAATGCCGCCCAGGCAGGGCATTCTCACATGGCCCTCCAGGGCATCTTTCAGATAGGTGAGGTGGTTCGGGCTGCCGATATTGTTGAAGAGGACGCCCGCAAACCTGAGCGACGGATCAAAGCGTTCAAAGCCCTGAACCAGGGGCGCTACGCTCCGGGCCATGCTTCTGGCGTTCACCACCAGGAGGACCGGGAGGCCGAGCCATCTGGCCATCTGGGCGGTGGAACCCGCATCGGTCCTGCCGTCATAGCCGTCAAACAGACCCATCACGCCTTCGGCAACCGCAATATCCGTCCCGCGTGTATGCCGCTCAAAGCAGTCCCGGTTATACCTTTCGGAGAGCATCCACCCATCCAGGTTCCGGCTGATCACGCCGGTAACGCGGGTATGGTGTCCGGGGTCGATGAAGTCCGGGCCGATCTTGAACGGGGCAACACGCAGGCCCCGCCGGGCAAGGGCCGCCATAATTCCCAGCGTCACCGTGGTCTTACCGGAACCGCTGGCCGGTGCTGCAATGACGAATCCTCTGATGTTCCCCTCCTTACAAAAAAGAAACCAGGTTTTTCCGCAAAAACCTGGTTTTCAGAAAAATCTGATAATGTGGTGCCCCCGGCAAGAATCGAACTTGCGGCACATGGATTAGGAATCCATTGCTCTATCCACTGAGCTACGGGGGCAGGTACGGTCAGCTATTCAACATAAAGCCGCTGGCCCGGATATATTTTGCTGCGCGGTGTCAGTCGGTTGACATACAGAAACCGCTTCAGAGACATATTGTATCGCCGGGCAATCTCAACGGGCACATCCCCGTTTTTAACCCGGTATGTTTTCAGGCGTCTGGCGGAGCTGCTTTTGGCAATCTTCCGATTCTTCGGTATCTTCAGCACCTGACCGATACTCAGGCGATTTCCCCTGAGTTTGTTCACCCGATGTAAATCGCGCGTGCTTATACCATACTTCCTGGCAATATTCCAGAGGGAATCTCCCTTTTTTACAACGTGGGTGGAAATTCCCCGGTGACCGGTACGGGAAGATTTTGACGATTTTGAAGCGTTTCTTACATTTTTCTGAGGTATTTTCAATATGTTTCCGGCAACAAGATAGTCGCGTTTGTAGATCTTGTTGACCCGTCTGATTTTTTTGGAGGTGGTGTGATATCTTTTTGCAATCTGGGAAAGGGTGTCGCCGCGTTTTATCCGATGGTAAACAAATACCGGTTTCCGACTTTTTGCCTTTGCACGGTACACCGGTTCTGAGGTGTGGGAAACCGGAATTTTGCCTAATTCCGCAAGCAGGGTGGCGCTCTTTCCGACGGGTATTCTGAGGGTGTATTTTCCGGGGGGAACGATTTTCTGTCTCAGTTCGGGGTTGAGCGCCTTCAGATCATCCGCACATACGCCGATGGCTTTG
This window encodes:
- the cbiE gene encoding precorrin-6y C5,15-methyltransferase (decarboxylating) subunit CbiE; the encoded protein is MKPVSVIGLGLSPKDLTDAHLALIRQADVLVGGKRHLAFFHDVSALKRDITRDLKGAVAFIRNHMAERSVVVLASGDPLFYGIGALLIRSLGPENVRICPNISSVSAAFARIREPWQDACVLSLHGSFDRPVLLKALARSDKIALLTGPDRSPAWLAAFLLEREITDFEMCVLEQMGTETEQVAWYDLPLAAGHPFADPNVVILKRRPDARKPVPFYPGMPDHHFEHQRGLITKSEVRAVTLSKLRLCAAPHVMWDLGAGSGSVSVEAALMMQNGEVVAVEQHPDRVAQIRTNREKFGAVNLSVVEAVLPDGLGSLPRPDRVFIGGGGKNLGTIIRAAASRLSENGVIVANTVLLQNIGVAMNTLKELGFDTEITQIQVSTGNPMPWGERLAAQNPVWIISGFREEGKER
- the cbiD gene encoding cobalt-precorrin-5B (C(1))-methyltransferase CbiD — encoded protein: MTQNKKKRLRAGFTTGTAAAAATKGALLHLLTGSAPVSVRICLLTGDHLQIPVCRCTAESNTEAICTVIKDAGDDPDVTHRAEIGARVTLPDAGVPGDIRITGGEGVGRVTKPGLEIPPGEPAINTGPRKMIRQAVREALDAHRRSLPVCTEIFVPDGAEMARHTLNGRLGIIGGISILGTTGVVRPMSHDAYIATIRSAMSVARAVGLDQAVLTTGRRSEKHSQALWPHIPEEGFIQIGDFFRVSLESAVTRQFRTVTLAVFFGKAVKMAQGVPHTHAAKSSLTLSRLSGWAFDLTGDREFADRILNANTARHAFDFITEAHPGLIDEVGHRMVRSARKFAGPDMGIRGVIYDFGGHLIFDSHPS
- the cobI gene encoding precorrin-2 C(20)-methyltransferase, coding for MSNTLGTLYGIGVGPGDPELVPVKSVRIIKEVDIIYTASSTKNDYSMAVNTVKSYIPELTPVITLPFPMTRDKSETETAWTNHARTIIEQIEEGRNVAFLTLGDPTTYSTYGYILQNVRALAPHVPVTTIPGITSYQATAARLNKPLVEGEESLLITSGVQGGNLLRDLSPRPENVVFLKAYRNAGDIATALEETGYIENSVGISRCGLPEEEVIEDVRAFKKRKPGYWTIIMAKQKND
- a CDS encoding precorrin-8X methylmutase, producing the protein MKPHEIETLSFTIIDEEAGPHDFSGEEWQIVRRMIHTSADFEYMESVRFHPEAIDRGIEAIRSGKPIFTDTEMARSGLRKKELGNFGVTTTCLISNADVSRTASESGKTRAHVAVDTAAPLMTGGIYVVGNAPTALLRLLELVREGRARPALIIGLPVGFVNAAESKAALIETGYPHISNIGRKGGSNLAASVVNALSIMATARS
- a CDS encoding cobyrinate a,c-diamide synthase, producing MRGFVIAAPASGSGKTTVTLGIMAALARRGLRVAPFKIGPDFIDPGHHTRVTGVISRNLDGWMLSERYNRDCFERHTRGTDIAVAEGVMGLFDGYDGRTDAGSTAQMARWLGLPVLLVVNARSMARSVAPLVQGFERFDPSLRFAGVLFNNIGSPNHLTYLKDALEGHVRMPCLGGILRDDRIAIPERHLGLVTQDEHPLSGQHTDRLVAMIENRMNLDALLDGLPERPPETGPPAPGIRTPSVRIGVASDRAFCFYYQDNLDILEKNGAEIVRFSPLDAPALPERLDGLYFGGGYPELFARQLAGNTALRSRIKELSRAGMPIYGECGGFMYLCRELRDVEGTPHPMTGCFPMVTAMYPRLKSLGYRQVTQTRDSVLGPAGQQMRGHEFHYSEIISDSDGPATVYSVEKRIGNHRTAEGFSTARTLGSYVHLHFGSRPEVAGHFIKACQAFQQERKSVS